From the genome of Bradyrhizobium elkanii USDA 76, one region includes:
- a CDS encoding UPF0149 family protein, protein MSPRRPKASSSMAAAAMPLAELEQWLQARVDQHPAATGLPMLDGYVAAIVAGPVSMSPLDWICPLLAIDADAFNHGGTPEFAAISAVALRHNEISQILSTTPNQFAPMHRRQPNGVVDPRPWCQGFYAAMRLRLSAWAPLLDASNVNHRLLLPILLHCRDDQAGPLLGPPRTGRETRDSLRNAHLDIPAAVEAMRQYWMPIRYARAR, encoded by the coding sequence ATGAGCCCACGTCGCCCTAAAGCTTCATCGTCGATGGCGGCCGCCGCCATGCCGCTTGCGGAGCTCGAGCAATGGCTCCAGGCCCGCGTCGATCAGCATCCCGCCGCCACCGGTCTCCCCATGCTCGACGGCTACGTCGCCGCGATCGTGGCCGGACCGGTGTCGATGAGCCCGCTCGATTGGATATGCCCACTGCTTGCCATCGATGCCGATGCCTTCAACCACGGCGGCACCCCGGAGTTCGCTGCGATCTCCGCCGTCGCGCTGCGTCATAACGAGATCAGCCAGATCCTTTCCACCACGCCTAACCAGTTCGCCCCGATGCACCGGCGTCAACCCAACGGCGTCGTCGATCCGCGACCATGGTGCCAGGGATTCTACGCCGCGATGCGGCTCAGGCTGTCGGCGTGGGCGCCATTGCTGGACGCCAGCAACGTCAATCACCGCCTGCTTCTGCCCATCCTGCTTCACTGTCGCGACGATCAGGCCGGTCCGCTGCTCGGACCGCCACGGACCGGCCGCGAGACCCGAGACTCTCTGCGCAACGCCCACCTCGATATTCCCGCAGCCGTCGAGGCCATGCGCCAATACTGGATGCCGATCCGCTACGCACGCGCACGCTGA